GAAGTAGCGAGCAGCCTCATACCGCCGAGAGCATTGGGCCTTCAGCCTGAGCGCGGTCGCTGAAACTTGATTCGTGTGTGAGCTTGTTGGCCACCTAGCAGCTTAGCGCTAACTGGCGGTCGGCGGCATGGGGGGCTGATCCCGCCGCTCTTGAGGAATCAGAATCCTGCCAAACGCAGGATGCGGCCCGACTTGGCTCTGGCGTTGAGGGCGGCGCCGGCTTCCATCTCGAAGAAGCCGAAGTCGAGAACGTAAGGGCAGGGTTCGCCGGGGGCGAAGCGGACCTCGATGGGACGGTGCAGGGGAAGGGCGGGAAGCCGGTGGAGGCTCCAGTCCGTGGGGTCGACCCGCGCCAGGCAGCGTCCCGCCCGAGGACCCTCGGGGGCCGTCATGGGCACCTCGTCGCCGAAGAGAGCCACCAGCAAGTGACCGGGCCAGCGGGAGCCGCCCTCAGGTATCTGGTCGAACTTGAGCGCGCCGCAGTGGGGCGGGAATCTCAAAAGAGCCGGCTGGGGAGCGGGTAACTCGTGGTGGTTGCTGAGGACGAACTGAAGCTGGGGGCCCTTACGGGGCCGGTATTTGGGATCGGTGACCGGTTCGCCGCCGATGAAGTCGGGCCACCCGTACCAGTCCCCGGCGCGGACGCGGAAGAGTAAGTCGGGCGCCGAGCCGATGGGACGGGAGCCGCGCTCGTCCGCTCCCTGGTCGACGGCAAGCAGCGTACCGTCGCTGATGAAACCCAGCCCGTAGGCGTTGCGGAGTCCCCAGGCCACCAGCTCCAGTCCGCTGCCGTCGGAATTGCAGCGCATGACGGCGGCGGTGCAGGGCAACTCTGCCTCAATCCGCTGTCCTTCATGCGTGGGGGTGCCGAAGGGGACGAAGGCACCCGTGGTGGCTTTGGCGCCATCCTCGGCCAAAGGGTCGGGTGTGGTGACGTCGAAACCGGCCAACTCGATATCCAGCCCCGGCAAGTCATGCTGGTGGGGGAGTTGGCGCAGCCATCCCAGGTCGTAGGCGTCCAGTCCCACGATGGCGCTGTTGCTCATGGCTCCCTGGCTGAAGTAGAGCTTTCCGTCCGGCCCGAAAACCGCCATGTTGGTGTGGTAGTTGCCCGGACCCGGGAGTCCCTCCAGGACGGTTTGGCGCTCTCCCCCGGGAAGGATGCGACTGATGCGGCCGGGAGATCCTCCTTCCGAGACGTAGAGGAGGCCCTGATGCCAGGTGATCCCATTGACCGGATGGCGCAGGTCTTGGGCGTGCAGTTGACGATCGCCCCGGGGCAGGACGCGCCAGATCTTGCCCCCGGGGGCCTCTCCGTCCCAGGGCAAGCCCGACTCCGCCACGTAGAGGACGCCTTGGTCGTCGAAAGCCAGGCTGGTGGGGAAGGAGAGTCCTTCCGCCACCAGGTCGAATGCGATGCTGTCGGTTTGAGCGTGAAGGGTCACGGCAGGATGAACCAACTCGCCAGGGCCATGAGCATGAGCGTTCCGGCGGCGGTGGCTCCCCGCTTGAGGGGAAGCCTGCGCACAAGGGCGGCGCCGCCATAAAGTCCTGCCAGCGACAGGGAGGCGCTGAGGATGCCGATCAGGGGCAATGCCAGTCCGAGAGGGATGCCTGAGGCCGCCGCCGCGCTGCCGGCCAAGAGGTTGTCGATGCTCAGCGCAAAGGGGAAGGCGAAGAGCCAGGCAGAACCGGACAGGGCCCCTTTCACGTCCACCTGCCGCCTGCCGCCCCATAAGACCACCAGGGCGCAAAGGCCCAGAAGCGCTGGCCCCACCCAGCCCAGATAGGCTTCAAGGCCGCTAGCCAGCCAGGCGCCCATCAGGGCGCCGGCCAGCGGCATCAGGGCCTCGAAGAGACCGAATGCCAGCGCCATTTGGCGTCGGCGTCGGGGGCTCAGGTCGAGTGCGCCCAAACCGATGCCGACCCGCAGATTATCGAGACCGACCAAAAGTCCCAGAGCAAGAAGCGTGCTCATCATTCTCTCCCTCTTCGAATTATCCGCCCGTCCGATCGATCACTACCGGAGGCCAAGGCAGCTCAGGCCAGCGGATTTCTTCCCAGTACCACGGCAGCGGTTTAATGCACCAGGGCGTAGAAGGCCGGGTGTAAATGTAAAGTGCGCTGCCGGCCCCCGCCGCCA
The genomic region above belongs to Acidobacteriota bacterium and contains:
- a CDS encoding manganese efflux pump, with product MMSTLLALGLLVGLDNLRVGIGLGALDLSPRRRRQMALAFGLFEALMPLAGALMGAWLASGLEAYLGWVGPALLGLCALVVLWGGRRQVDVKGALSGSAWLFAFPFALSIDNLLAGSAAAASGIPLGLALPLIGILSASLSLAGLYGGAALVRRLPLKRGATAAGTLMLMALASWFILP
- a CDS encoding sugar dehydrogenase, with protein sequence MTLHAQTDSIAFDLVAEGLSFPTSLAFDDQGVLYVAESGLPWDGEAPGGKIWRVLPRGDRQLHAQDLRHPVNGITWHQGLLYVSEGGSPGRISRILPGGERQTVLEGLPGPGNYHTNMAVFGPDGKLYFSQGAMSNSAIVGLDAYDLGWLRQLPHQHDLPGLDIELAGFDVTTPDPLAEDGAKATTGAFVPFGTPTHEGQRIEAELPCTAAVMRCNSDGSGLELVAWGLRNAYGLGFISDGTLLAVDQGADERGSRPIGSAPDLLFRVRAGDWYGWPDFIGGEPVTDPKYRPRKGPQLQFVLSNHHELPAPQPALLRFPPHCGALKFDQIPEGGSRWPGHLLVALFGDEVPMTAPEGPRAGRCLARVDPTDWSLHRLPALPLHRPIEVRFAPGEPCPYVLDFGFFEMEAGAALNARAKSGRILRLAGF